A region from the uncultured Macellibacteroides sp. genome encodes:
- a CDS encoding GAF domain-containing protein produces the protein MAEEIISKGENKKEKYEELLPQIASLLEGETDVVANMANVAAALKQVFGFFWVGFYVVKGDKLVLAPFQGPIACTRIGYGKGVCGTAWEEKKTQLVPDVEKFPGHIACSSDSKSEIVVPVILNETVVAVLDVDSELLDSFDDTDARYLTMIAEILAISFTV, from the coding sequence ATGGCTGAAGAGATTATTTCCAAGGGCGAAAATAAGAAAGAAAAATACGAAGAATTACTTCCACAAATTGCTTCCTTGCTGGAAGGAGAAACCGATGTTGTTGCTAATATGGCCAACGTGGCTGCTGCATTGAAACAGGTTTTCGGATTCTTTTGGGTTGGTTTTTATGTAGTTAAAGGAGACAAACTAGTGCTCGCACCTTTTCAGGGTCCAATTGCCTGCACTCGTATCGGATACGGCAAAGGAGTATGCGGTACTGCCTGGGAAGAGAAAAAGACACAGCTTGTTCCTGATGTCGAGAAATTTCCGGGACATATTGCCTGTAGTTCTGATTCGAAATCAGAAATAGTTGTTCCGGTGATACTAAACGAAACGGTGGTTGCCGTGTTGGATGTAGACAGCGAGCTTCTCGACAGTTTTGACGACACAGATGCCCGCTATCTGACAATGATTGCAGAAATACTTGCTATAAGTTTTACTGTTTAA
- a CDS encoding MATE family efflux transporter, producing the protein MTKDNSPLVLGTEPIGKLLMKYALPAIIAMTATSLYNIADSIFIGHGVGALAISGLAITFPLMNLAAAFGSLVGVGASTLISVKLGQKDYDNANKVLGNVLILNVIIGALFTLFALIYLDPMLYFFGASEHTISYARDFMQIILIGNIITHMYLGLNAVLRSVGFPKLAMYTTLLSVVLNCVLNPLFIFGFGWGIKGSAIATVISQVLSLAVQLIHFSNPNQLIRFKSGIFSLRKEIVQGILSIGMSPFLMNLCSCLIVLLINRGLKTYGGDMAIGAYGIVNRVLFLFVMIIMGLNQGMQPIAGYNYGARLYPRVTGVTLLTTYWATAVATIGFLLCQLLPEYIVGMFTTDPELVQTAVNGLQLAFLVFPIIGIQMVSTNFFLSIGMAKKAIFLSLTRQLIFLIPFLIILPRYFGALGVWISLPAADFISTIVTLIVIIRQFATFKRLNVAEIKDNH; encoded by the coding sequence ATGACAAAAGATAATTCACCCTTAGTTTTAGGCACAGAACCAATAGGAAAGCTTTTAATGAAATATGCTTTACCTGCCATTATAGCCATGACGGCGACTTCTCTTTACAACATTGCCGACAGTATTTTTATCGGACATGGGGTAGGGGCTTTGGCCATATCCGGATTGGCAATCACTTTTCCGCTTATGAACCTTGCAGCGGCTTTCGGATCTTTGGTTGGGGTAGGGGCATCTACGCTTATATCTGTAAAACTGGGACAGAAAGACTACGACAATGCCAATAAAGTCCTTGGCAACGTGCTTATTCTTAATGTAATAATCGGGGCATTGTTTACCCTTTTTGCCCTGATCTATCTAGATCCTATGCTTTACTTTTTCGGAGCGAGCGAACATACCATTTCATATGCGCGCGATTTTATGCAAATCATCCTTATTGGGAATATAATTACCCACATGTATCTGGGATTGAATGCCGTGCTGCGCTCCGTTGGATTTCCCAAGCTGGCAATGTATACAACTCTCTTGTCAGTCGTACTTAACTGTGTATTGAATCCTCTGTTTATTTTTGGTTTTGGATGGGGTATTAAGGGGTCGGCTATTGCAACGGTAATCTCGCAGGTACTATCCCTGGCAGTTCAGCTAATTCACTTTAGCAACCCCAATCAACTTATCAGATTTAAATCCGGAATTTTCTCATTACGTAAAGAGATTGTACAAGGTATTCTTTCCATCGGAATGTCTCCTTTTCTAATGAATCTGTGCTCTTGCCTGATTGTGCTTCTTATCAACCGGGGACTTAAAACCTACGGTGGGGATATGGCTATTGGTGCTTACGGGATTGTAAACCGTGTGTTATTTCTTTTTGTCATGATTATCATGGGTCTGAACCAAGGTATGCAGCCCATTGCGGGCTATAACTATGGAGCCAGACTCTATCCAAGAGTTACCGGGGTAACACTTCTTACCACCTATTGGGCTACTGCAGTGGCAACCATTGGGTTTTTGTTGTGTCAATTATTGCCCGAATACATTGTTGGGATGTTTACAACAGATCCTGAGCTTGTTCAAACAGCCGTAAATGGTTTGCAACTTGCTTTTCTGGTTTTCCCTATTATCGGTATTCAAATGGTGTCGACCAACTTTTTCCTATCTATTGGAATGGCAAAAAAGGCAATTTTCCTTTCATTAACAAGGCAACTTATTTTTCTTATACCATTTCTTATTATACTTCCACGTTACTTTGGTGCATTGGGGGTATGGATTAGTCTTCCGGCTGCCGATTTTATTTCAACGATTGTAAC
- the nhaA gene encoding Na+/H+ antiporter NhaA, giving the protein MTSLKEFFKPFQRFSLHTINASALLFTAAILAMFLANSPWAYFYEDFLSRHVFFQIGDFNIFSHHGESMTVLAFVNDALMSLFFLLVGMEIKQEILIGELSSVRKAVFPIVAAFGGMIVPVLVFLLFCNTAPDIRGAAIPMATDIAFALSVLALLGNRVPLSLKIFLTALAVVDDIGGIIIIALFYSGHVAVIPLLLSILVLAILYFAGKIRINSNAFYFIGGFIVWLLFLESGIHPTIAGVLVAFTIPARPIVQLEGFVDKLNQSLKALPLSEGERSPKATVLSNAQIHILRKIEATSDKVISPLQNMTDSLHPYVNYLILPLFAFVNAGVTFGSIKLDMLMGIPMGVFAGLLIGKTVGIFSFSYLFVKSGIVHYPLGMNTKNLFALSMLGGIGFTVSLFIANLSYSGVPEIGANLLNQAKLGVFAGSFVSGVLGYFRLKQVLPPAEVKQ; this is encoded by the coding sequence ATGACTTCATTAAAAGAATTTTTCAAGCCATTTCAGCGTTTCTCACTGCATACGATTAATGCTAGTGCTTTGTTATTTACAGCGGCCATACTTGCAATGTTTTTGGCTAACTCTCCATGGGCCTATTTTTATGAAGATTTTCTTTCCCGGCATGTATTCTTCCAAATAGGAGATTTTAATATTTTCTCGCATCATGGAGAATCTATGACGGTTTTGGCATTTGTTAATGATGCATTAATGTCGTTGTTTTTCCTTTTGGTAGGAATGGAGATCAAACAGGAAATTCTTATTGGCGAGCTTTCCTCAGTAAGAAAAGCCGTTTTTCCAATTGTTGCAGCTTTCGGGGGAATGATAGTTCCTGTGCTTGTTTTTCTTTTGTTTTGTAATACCGCACCTGATATTAGAGGTGCAGCAATTCCAATGGCTACAGATATAGCATTTGCTTTATCTGTTTTGGCGTTATTAGGAAACAGAGTGCCATTGAGTCTTAAAATATTTCTTACAGCATTGGCAGTCGTAGATGATATCGGAGGAATAATAATTATTGCTCTTTTTTACAGTGGGCATGTGGCAGTAATACCTTTACTTCTTTCAATCCTAGTTCTTGCAATTCTTTATTTTGCAGGTAAAATTAGGATAAATTCAAATGCATTTTATTTCATAGGAGGTTTCATTGTATGGTTGCTATTTCTTGAATCGGGAATACATCCTACCATTGCCGGAGTACTTGTAGCCTTTACTATTCCAGCAAGACCAATTGTGCAGCTAGAGGGATTTGTAGATAAATTGAATCAGTCGTTAAAGGCATTGCCTCTGTCGGAAGGAGAGCGATCGCCAAAGGCTACGGTATTGTCCAACGCACAGATTCATATTTTACGCAAAATAGAAGCTACATCTGATAAAGTAATAAGTCCATTGCAAAACATGACAGACAGTCTTCATCCCTATGTAAACTATTTAATATTACCCTTGTTTGCTTTTGTAAATGCCGGGGTAACGTTTGGATCGATCAAACTGGATATGTTGATGGGTATACCTATGGGTGTATTTGCGGGTCTGCTTATCGGTAAAACAGTGGGTATTTTTTCTTTCTCCTACTTGTTTGTAAAGTCAGGAATAGTACATTATCCCCTTGGGATGAATACAAAAAACTTATTTGCCCTTTCAATGCTGGGAGGAATTGGATTTACTGTCTCCTTGTTTATTGCCAATCTATCCTATTCCGGTGTTCCCGAAATAGGAGCGAACCTGTTAAACCAGGCAAAACTTGGCGTATTTGCCGGTTCATTTGTTTCAGGAGTGCTGGGATACTTCAGACTCAAACAAGTATTACCTCCTGCCGAAGTTAAACAGTAA
- a CDS encoding beta-galactosidase family protein, whose protein sequence is MKKILGHLMLLILLIASLPALGQKKHTFEIKDGNFVYDGKAVQIHSGEMHYARIPHQYWRHRFQMIKAMGLNTVATYVFWNLHETEPGKWDFTGDKNLAEYIKIAGEEGLMVILRPGPYVCAEWEFGGYPWWLQNVEGMEVRRDNAQFLKHIEIYINKLAEQVRKLQITSGGPIIMVQCENEFGSYVAQRKDIPLEEHRVYNAKVKKMLADAGFNVPLFTSDGSWLFEGGATPGALPTANGESNIENLKKVVDQYNGGKGPYMVAEFYPGWLDHWAEPFPLVSATEVARQTEKYLENKVSFNFYMVHGGTNFGFTSGANYDKNHDIQPDLTSYDYDAPISEAGWVTPKFDSVRNVIKKYASYNIPDAPKANPLIEIPSIKLDKIANVFEIASQQEPLVSDTPLTFEKLNQGYGYVLYSRKFNQPISGTLSIDGLRDYAVVYINGEKVGELNRYYKKYSMDIDVPFNSTLEILVENMGRINYGSEIIHNNKGIISPVKINDIEITGNWKMYKLPMSEAPVITSLKNVKVFDNTEANSAKVKTLKGSPVVYQGTFDLNETGDTFIDMEQWGKGIIFINGINIGRYWKVGPQQTLYIPGVWLKKGTNQIVIFEQLNDEIKTEVKTVKVPVLTKLKAE, encoded by the coding sequence ATGAAGAAAATTCTTGGGCATTTAATGCTGCTTATTCTATTAATCGCCTCTTTACCGGCTCTTGGGCAAAAGAAACATACCTTTGAGATTAAAGATGGTAATTTTGTGTACGACGGCAAAGCCGTTCAGATTCATTCTGGTGAAATGCATTATGCACGTATACCTCATCAATACTGGCGTCATCGTTTTCAGATGATAAAAGCTATGGGGCTAAACACTGTTGCTACCTATGTTTTTTGGAACTTACACGAAACAGAACCCGGAAAATGGGATTTTACCGGCGATAAAAATCTGGCAGAATATATTAAAATTGCCGGAGAAGAAGGCTTAATGGTGATTCTTCGTCCAGGTCCTTATGTTTGTGCTGAGTGGGAATTTGGTGGTTATCCGTGGTGGCTTCAGAATGTGGAAGGAATGGAAGTAAGGAGAGACAATGCACAGTTTCTTAAACACATTGAAATCTATATAAATAAGCTGGCAGAACAAGTTCGTAAATTGCAAATAACTAGCGGCGGACCAATCATTATGGTTCAATGTGAAAATGAGTTTGGTTCTTATGTTGCGCAGCGGAAAGATATTCCTCTGGAGGAACATCGCGTATATAATGCAAAGGTAAAAAAAATGTTGGCAGATGCGGGATTTAATGTTCCTTTGTTTACATCGGATGGTAGCTGGCTGTTTGAAGGCGGAGCTACCCCCGGAGCATTGCCAACTGCAAATGGAGAAAGCAATATAGAGAACTTAAAGAAAGTGGTTGACCAGTACAACGGAGGAAAAGGTCCGTACATGGTCGCCGAATTTTACCCGGGTTGGCTCGATCATTGGGCTGAACCATTTCCATTAGTTTCAGCAACTGAGGTAGCCCGTCAGACTGAAAAATACCTTGAAAATAAGGTCTCATTCAATTTTTATATGGTGCATGGAGGTACAAACTTCGGTTTTACCAGCGGAGCTAACTATGATAAGAATCATGATATTCAGCCAGACCTGACCAGCTATGATTATGATGCTCCTATATCTGAAGCAGGATGGGTAACTCCTAAGTTCGATTCCGTACGTAATGTAATTAAAAAATATGCAAGTTACAATATTCCGGATGCACCGAAAGCAAACCCGCTGATCGAAATACCTTCCATAAAATTGGATAAGATTGCAAATGTATTCGAAATTGCGTCTCAACAAGAACCTCTTGTTAGTGATACTCCGCTTACATTCGAAAAATTAAACCAAGGTTACGGTTATGTATTGTATTCAAGAAAGTTTAATCAACCCATTAGTGGTACTTTGTCAATAGATGGATTGCGCGATTATGCTGTTGTATATATTAATGGAGAAAAGGTGGGCGAGCTAAATCGTTATTATAAGAAATACTCTATGGATATAGACGTCCCCTTCAATTCTACGTTGGAAATTTTGGTGGAAAACATGGGGCGCATTAACTATGGATCCGAAATTATTCACAACAATAAAGGCATTATTAGTCCGGTTAAGATTAATGATATAGAAATAACAGGCAACTGGAAAATGTATAAGCTACCGATGAGTGAAGCTCCTGTAATTACTTCTCTTAAGAATGTTAAGGTATTTGATAATACGGAAGCCAACTCTGCTAAAGTAAAGACATTAAAAGGAAGTCCGGTCGTTTATCAAGGTACTTTTGATTTGAATGAAACAGGTGATACATTTATTGATATGGAACAATGGGGTAAAGGTATTATCTTTATTAATGGAATCAATATTGGTCGCTATTGGAAAGTCGGTCCTCAGCAAACCTTATATATTCCGGGTGTGTGGTTAAAAAAAGGAACAAATCAGATTGTTATCTTTGAACAGCTAAACGATGAGATCAAAACTGAAGTTAAAACAGTTAAAGTCCCGGTTCTAACAAAGCTGAAAGCTGAATAA